The genomic stretch GACCTTCGGGGTGCCGGGGTCCTTCGGCGCCCAGTGCGGACTGCCCTGCCTGAGGGGCCCGGCCTCGGCCGCCGGGACGGTCAGCGCGGCCAGCGCCGCCCCGCACGCCACCCCCGCCGCCACCAGCCTGCTCGTGCGTCTGCCGCGTCGCGTGCTCCCCAAGCGCCTCATGGCGGGCGAAGCTAGCCCACCGGCCCGGCCCCGTCCAGAGGCCGACGGCCCCTCCTCGCGGGCCACATGGCCGTTCCGTCGCCGCGCATGAACGCGGTGACCGAGGTCACTCGTTCTCCGTATGCACGCATCGGGCGGATCCGTCGTCTTTCCCAGTGCCGGGTGCCGCACACCCGGGCGTAGTCCAGCTGTCACGAGGGAGCAAGGCGTTGTCTACCGTCATCGAGCAGCCCGTAGAGGCCCGTCTCGTCGCCGCCGCACCGCGCATGCCCAGCATCCCCGCGACGCTGCGCTACGACCGACGCGATCCGTTCGCCGTCGTCATGACCTTCCCGGCCCCGGCCACCCTCGAAGGGGTCGAGGTGCGCTGGACCTTCTCGCGCGAGCTGCTGTCGGCCGGGCTGCAGGGGCCCGAGGGCCACGGGGACGTCCGTGTGCGGCCGTACGGCTACGACCGCACCGTGCTGGAGTTCCACGCTCCCGAGGGCACCGCGATCGTGCATGTGCGCTCGGGCGAGATCCGGCGCTTCCTGGCGGCGGCCGACGAACTCGTGCCCGTCGGCCTGGAACACCTTCAGCTCGACCTGGACCACGGCCTGGCGGAGCTGATGCGAGACGCCTGCTGAGCGCTACGCGCGCGTGTCGCCCGAAGGCGTGGCCACGCGCGCGTGAAGCCCGACGGCTCGGCCACGCCCGCGTGAAGATTTAATCGCGTTGACAGCCCCCGGGCCCTCTCGTACGGTCTACATCGGTCCTGTTGCCGTCGATTGGAGAAGGACGTTGCTCGTCTGAGGTCCTGAGGCACCGCGTCGCACCGGTTGAGGTGTGCGCGGCGTACGACCTCGGCGTCCGAGCCGTCCCCCGGCACAGGCCCTTTTGCTTTGCACGGCCTCTTCGTGCCGCACGACCTTCGGTTCCCGCCTCGCGGTGTCTCGACATGCGCTCACCCGACCGCACGACACCCCTCGCGAGGCTCTCATGTCATCTTCCCTCACCTGCACGTCCCTGTCCTTCGCCTGGCCCGACGGCACCGCCGTCTTCGACGGCCTGGACATCGCCTTCGGACCCGGCCGGACCGGGCTCGTCGGTGTCAACGGCTCGGGGAAGTCAACCCTGTTGAAGCTGCTCGCCGGGGAACTCGGCCCGGCCGACGGCACCGTCAAAGTGTCCGGCGAGGTCGGCTACCTCCCGCAGAACGTCAGCCTCGACACCGCGCTCCGCGTCGACCAGGCCCTCGGCATCGCCGAACAGCGGGCCGCGCTGCACGCCATCGAGGCGGGCGACGCCGCCGAGGCGCACTTCGAGACGGTCGGCGACGACTGGGACGTCGAGGAACGCGCCCTCGTCACCCTCGGCGAGCTGGGCCTCGGCCACATCGGCCTGGACCGCACGGTCGGCGAGGTCTCCGGCGGCGAGTCGGTGCTGCTGCGGCTCGCCGCGCTGCTGCTGCGCCGTCCCGACGTGCTGCTGCTGGACGAGCCCACCAACAACCTCGACCTGTACGCACGCCGCCGGCTCTACCAGGCCGTCGCCGCGTGGCCGGGTGTCCTCGTCGTGGTCAGCCACGACCGGG from Streptomyces roseochromogenus subsp. oscitans DS 12.976 encodes the following:
- a CDS encoding SsgA family sporulation/cell division regulator; translation: MSTVIEQPVEARLVAAAPRMPSIPATLRYDRRDPFAVVMTFPAPATLEGVEVRWTFSRELLSAGLQGPEGHGDVRVRPYGYDRTVLEFHAPEGTAIVHVRSGEIRRFLAAADELVPVGLEHLQLDLDHGLAELMRDAC